The following coding sequences are from one Candidatus Coatesbacteria bacterium window:
- a CDS encoding Hsp20 family protein has protein sequence MAIMRWKPSRHWIDLRDEVNRLFEDFVGTRTKSGEDVVWAPRVDICETTDEIRVRAELPGVCADCIDVDIENNTLIIQGEKQQEQNEEEENYFRVERVYGKFMRSFALPQRVKADQVKAKFKDGILHITIPKAEEAKPRKVNIEIE, from the coding sequence ATGGCTATCATGCGTTGGAAGCCCAGCCGTCACTGGATCGATCTCCGCGATGAGGTCAATCGGCTGTTCGAGGACTTCGTCGGCACCCGGACCAAGAGCGGCGAGGACGTCGTCTGGGCCCCGCGGGTCGACATCTGCGAGACCACCGATGAAATCCGCGTCCGCGCCGAGCTGCCCGGCGTCTGCGCCGACTGCATCGACGTCGACATCGAGAACAACACCCTGATCATCCAGGGCGAGAAGCAGCAGGAACAGAACGAGGAAGAAGAGAACTACTTCCGTGTCGAGCGCGTCTACGGCAAGTTCATGCGCAGCTTCGCCCTGCCGCAACGGGTCAAGGCCGACCAAGTCAAGGCCAAGTTCAAGGATGGTATCCTGCACATCACCATTCCCAAGGCCGAAGAGGCCAAGCCGCGCAAGGTCAACATCGAGATCGAGTAA
- a CDS encoding NAD(P)-binding protein: MVKRDRVIILGGGLCGLAVADELGAAGVPGLVLEAAPQPGGLAGGFSDGGYRFDYGPHRFHTPDPVTRDYFLGLFADGEYLTPRRKSEIQLVGKRFAYPLELGDVVRNLDLVDNARAFLDYLVSFARNRLAAPAENSFEDWVVNRFGRTLYDLYFGPYTAKLWGLHPSRISLDWAAQRISLVNLFDVLKRLLSPGREDEPRTYAREFLYPKAGIAELPRRLAARAVERGAEVRCDARVIAVSAQDDGFSVTVRKADGSSYVETAGALVSTLPLAELLEGLEPRPAASVLRAARGLTSRAVVFGHLGFAGRTPSDNHWIYFPEAEYSFNRISEPVNFAPSLTPPGRAALTVEVSCAVGDEHWNREREGLIGTAVGGLRRADLLAVRPERSWLTRQPHAYPVYDIGYEERLTACLKAANAHPALVTTGRQGLFRYGNMDHALIMGRKAALVVLGRLDRAAAQAVGTQSEYFG, translated from the coding sequence ATCGTGAAGCGCGACCGTGTGATCATCCTCGGCGGGGGGCTCTGCGGTCTGGCCGTCGCCGACGAGCTGGGCGCCGCCGGCGTTCCCGGCCTGGTGCTGGAGGCCGCTCCGCAGCCCGGCGGACTGGCCGGCGGCTTCAGCGACGGCGGCTACCGTTTCGACTACGGCCCCCACCGCTTCCACACCCCGGACCCGGTCACCCGGGATTACTTCCTCGGCTTGTTCGCCGACGGCGAATATCTGACCCCCCGGCGCAAGAGCGAGATCCAACTGGTCGGCAAGCGCTTCGCCTATCCGCTGGAGCTGGGCGACGTGGTGCGCAACCTGGACCTGGTCGACAACGCCCGGGCCTTTCTGGATTATCTGGTCTCCTTCGCCCGCAACCGGCTGGCCGCCCCCGCGGAAAACAGCTTCGAGGACTGGGTGGTCAACCGCTTCGGTCGCACACTCTACGACCTCTACTTCGGTCCCTACACCGCGAAGCTCTGGGGCCTGCACCCCTCGCGCATCTCCCTGGACTGGGCCGCCCAGCGGATCAGTCTGGTCAACCTCTTCGACGTCCTCAAGCGCCTGTTGTCGCCGGGCCGCGAGGACGAGCCGCGAACCTACGCCCGCGAGTTCCTCTACCCCAAGGCGGGCATCGCCGAGCTGCCCCGGCGCCTGGCCGCCCGGGCCGTCGAGCGCGGCGCCGAGGTGCGCTGCGACGCCCGGGTCATCGCCGTGTCGGCGCAGGACGACGGCTTCAGCGTCACGGTGCGCAAAGCGGACGGTTCGTCCTACGTGGAGACCGCCGGCGCCCTGGTGAGCACCCTTCCCCTGGCCGAGCTGCTGGAGGGTCTGGAGCCGCGGCCGGCGGCCAGCGTGCTGAGGGCGGCCCGGGGCCTGACCAGCCGCGCCGTGGTCTTCGGCCACCTGGGCTTCGCCGGGCGGACCCCCTCGGACAACCACTGGATTTACTTCCCCGAAGCCGAATACTCCTTCAACCGGATCAGCGAACCGGTGAACTTCGCTCCGAGCCTGACCCCGCCGGGCCGGGCCGCCCTGACCGTCGAGGTCAGTTGCGCCGTCGGCGACGAGCACTGGAACCGCGAGCGCGAGGGCTTGATCGGGACGGCCGTCGGCGGGCTGCGCCGGGCCGACCTCCTCGCCGTGCGGCCCGAGCGCAGTTGGCTGACCCGCCAGCCCCACGCCTACCCGGTCTACGACATCGGCTACGAGGAACGCCTGACGGCCTGTCTGAAAGCGGCCAACGCCCATCCGGCCCTCGTCACCACGGGACGCCAGGGGCTGTTCCGCTATGGCAACATGGACCACGCCCTGATCATGGGCCGCAAGGCAGCCCTCGTCGTCCTCGGGCGCCTGGACCGTGCCGCCGCCCAGGCCGTCGGTACGCAGAGCGAGTACTTCGGCTGA
- a CDS encoding tetratricopeptide repeat protein produces MLDRIKAIAEREGLRWTMTVVGLLVIVLAGTLLRAGLWTEDPALVSDAALRFRLASYFADPDGAPADWPEADPRLPEGSRPREEFLLTQDALVGWSYRWFHDGYAERAFVDHLRLFTSLTGSLVAVGVFLLARLLWRRRWAALLAALVACLAPALLARSVDVYLREHLALPLILLGWAGVLGVIRALGDGEPRSGKTTTWSIVAGFGLGAALIVWHLTGFVLTVTALLLAAYLVWRAPRWYAGGEAVRVRALGVLSAVLGATTLVLSLVAAPLRSKGFYLAPATIVFVVCALVLLVPRLGRALLSRRRWTVLAVVGGAGLLLLAGRLLGVGHGGEFSHIYELLAAKLGHLGGKPADPAELNWIVSSLWSGPFASPEPFEALYSFWLLGPLGLGGGLLAALRFKRRELGDETLWLLVLTAGFVIAWLLFKRLSVFAAPLLAILGAGVLTWGLLRPWLGPVLFGLAGGLTVYQSAALDVHNPVKELLAGIAAPTPDWPDDLGGELKAVAGWLDEETPPGSRFAAPYNIAAMLYARTERSTALHSIWETPRARERAAAFSLALYADEDELYRLLDDWGVDYLVLDAAGVLDDGPESSRYAADALKPGADEAAYLLGTNPAATERFTLLRQTDSFRIFSVGKTAATNCFYGETAELRLTGLDRDRRPVGDYSPLFDPESPIVLRAASRLERLVDAVADYNAAVELYETQRHAAAARQLEAVLADFGDLRRSSYLLAECRYHAGDPRSARAALETALEHHPGDLDVLILQVKLRAQLWDIDGALRQTRMLLERLPDEPRLHYLLADLNDALGRRDKAAELRGQAQRLEGESS; encoded by the coding sequence ATGCTTGACAGAATCAAAGCTATCGCGGAACGCGAGGGTCTGCGCTGGACAATGACCGTCGTCGGTCTGCTGGTCATCGTCCTGGCGGGTACGCTGCTGCGCGCCGGGTTGTGGACGGAGGATCCGGCTCTGGTCTCCGACGCCGCCCTGCGCTTCCGGCTGGCGAGTTACTTCGCCGATCCTGACGGGGCGCCGGCGGACTGGCCGGAGGCCGATCCGCGACTGCCGGAGGGTTCGCGGCCGCGGGAGGAGTTCCTGCTGACCCAGGACGCCCTGGTCGGCTGGAGTTATCGCTGGTTCCACGATGGTTACGCTGAGCGGGCCTTCGTCGACCATCTGCGGTTGTTCACCTCGCTGACGGGCTCCCTGGTAGCCGTGGGCGTCTTTCTGTTGGCCCGGCTGTTGTGGCGGCGGCGCTGGGCGGCCCTGTTGGCGGCCCTGGTCGCCTGTCTGGCTCCGGCGCTGTTGGCCCGTTCCGTCGACGTCTACCTGCGCGAGCACCTGGCCCTGCCGCTGATCCTGCTGGGCTGGGCGGGGGTGCTGGGGGTGATCCGCGCCCTCGGCGACGGCGAGCCGCGCAGCGGGAAGACGACGACCTGGTCGATCGTCGCCGGCTTCGGTCTGGGGGCGGCCCTGATCGTCTGGCATCTGACGGGCTTCGTGCTGACGGTAACGGCGCTGCTGCTGGCCGCCTACCTCGTCTGGCGGGCGCCCCGCTGGTACGCCGGGGGCGAGGCGGTCCGGGTCCGGGCGTTGGGCGTTCTCAGCGCCGTGCTGGGGGCAACGACGCTGGTGTTGTCCCTCGTCGCCGCGCCGTTGCGCAGCAAGGGTTTCTACCTGGCCCCGGCCACGATTGTCTTCGTCGTCTGCGCCCTGGTGCTGCTGGTCCCCCGGCTGGGCCGAGCGCTGCTGAGCCGACGACGGTGGACGGTCCTGGCCGTCGTCGGCGGGGCGGGGCTGCTCTTGCTCGCCGGTCGGCTGCTGGGGGTGGGTCACGGCGGAGAGTTCAGTCATATTTACGAGCTGCTGGCGGCCAAGCTGGGTCACCTGGGCGGCAAACCGGCGGACCCGGCGGAGCTTAACTGGATCGTCTCGTCGCTCTGGAGCGGCCCCTTCGCTTCGCCGGAGCCCTTCGAGGCCCTCTACTCCTTTTGGCTCCTCGGCCCCCTGGGGCTGGGCGGAGGACTGTTGGCGGCGCTGCGCTTCAAGCGCCGGGAGCTGGGCGATGAAACGCTCTGGCTGCTGGTGCTGACGGCGGGCTTCGTCATCGCCTGGCTGTTGTTCAAACGCCTGTCCGTCTTCGCCGCTCCCCTGCTGGCGATCCTGGGGGCGGGGGTACTGACCTGGGGCCTGCTGCGCCCCTGGCTGGGTCCTGTGTTGTTCGGCCTGGCCGGCGGGTTGACGGTCTATCAGTCGGCGGCCCTCGACGTCCACAATCCGGTCAAGGAGCTGTTGGCGGGGATCGCCGCCCCGACACCGGACTGGCCCGACGATCTGGGCGGCGAGCTCAAGGCCGTCGCAGGCTGGCTGGACGAGGAGACGCCGCCCGGTTCGCGCTTCGCGGCTCCCTATAACATCGCCGCCATGCTCTACGCCCGGACGGAGCGGTCGACGGCCCTGCACTCGATCTGGGAGACCCCCCGGGCGCGGGAGCGCGCCGCGGCCTTCAGCCTGGCCCTCTACGCCGACGAAGACGAGCTGTACCGCCTGCTCGACGACTGGGGCGTCGATTATCTGGTACTCGACGCCGCCGGCGTCCTCGACGACGGCCCGGAATCGAGCCGCTACGCCGCCGACGCCCTGAAACCGGGCGCGGATGAGGCGGCCTATCTGCTGGGGACGAACCCGGCGGCCACCGAGCGTTTTACCTTGCTCAGGCAGACGGACTCCTTTCGCATCTTCAGTGTGGGCAAGACTGCGGCGACGAACTGCTTCTACGGTGAAACCGCGGAGCTGCGCCTGACCGGTCTGGACCGGGACCGGCGCCCCGTCGGCGACTACAGCCCGCTGTTCGATCCGGAGTCTCCGATCGTCCTTCGAGCCGCGAGCCGCCTGGAGCGCCTGGTCGACGCCGTCGCCGATTACAACGCCGCCGTCGAGCTCTATGAGACCCAACGCCACGCCGCCGCCGCCCGTCAACTGGAGGCCGTGCTGGCCGATTTCGGCGATCTGCGCCGTAGCTCCTACCTGCTGGCCGAGTGCCGCTACCACGCGGGCGATCCCCGCAGCGCCCGTGCGGCCCTGGAAACGGCCCTGGAGCACCATCCCGGCGATCTGGACGTGCTGATCCTGCAGGTCAAACTGCGGGCCCAGTTGTGGGATATCGACGGCGCCCTGCGCCAGACCCGGATGCTGCTCGAGCGCCTGCCCGACGAGCCCCGGCTGCACTATCTGCTGGCCGATCTGAACGACGCCCTGGGTCGGCGCGACAAGGCGGCGGAACTGCGCGGCCAAGCACAACGTCTGGAAGGTGAGTCATCGTGA
- a CDS encoding glycosyltransferase: MNERATAPAALVVVKSFPPLRTEPNTARLLKYLGRLAPRIDVLHGLPGWGAATGALTRDDDLATQLPPTVQRHPVSVANPLRGLKNLLRGGDGNDELGTRRRRLSPLGRLYRSLLFIPDADYFWIWPAVRHGLRLLTELRPRVLVTSGPPFSTHLAGWVLKRLTGVPWVGHFRDLYTANPLYVPWSAWRAAFDRALERRVIGAMDAVTTVYPETTALLERRCGRPGQRYLTVRNGYDEAVFNEPPQPADGREGPPEQLSLVHGGKLLADDADGQTAHRLLAALADLLERRPKLSENLRLTLVGKVHPSYRRVVDELGLQETVTIAPPVTNREMIARTLAADINLVILEDSPRNMATTGGKIYECLRAGRPILGIMHPRCSAARLITELNAGRVAPYRDTAAISRVLEQLVDDLGSGGFAYGGPERDTFVTRTSFEHLAERFAEVLSSVFAGVD; the protein is encoded by the coding sequence ATGAACGAGCGCGCCACAGCTCCCGCCGCTCTGGTGGTGGTCAAGAGCTTCCCGCCGCTACGCACCGAGCCCAACACCGCCCGGCTGCTCAAGTACCTCGGTCGGCTGGCCCCGCGGATCGATGTTCTGCACGGCCTGCCCGGCTGGGGGGCGGCGACGGGGGCCTTGACCCGGGACGACGACCTGGCGACCCAACTGCCGCCGACGGTCCAGCGTCATCCCGTCAGCGTGGCCAATCCGCTGCGCGGCCTCAAGAACCTGCTGCGCGGCGGAGACGGGAACGATGAACTGGGGACACGGCGCCGACGGCTCTCGCCGCTCGGACGGCTCTACCGCTCCCTGCTGTTCATCCCCGACGCCGACTACTTCTGGATCTGGCCCGCCGTTCGTCACGGCTTGCGTTTGCTTACGGAACTACGCCCCCGGGTGTTGGTGACCTCGGGCCCGCCCTTCTCGACCCACCTGGCCGGTTGGGTGCTCAAGCGGCTGACCGGGGTGCCCTGGGTGGGCCACTTCCGCGACCTCTACACCGCCAATCCGCTCTACGTGCCCTGGAGCGCCTGGCGGGCCGCTTTCGACCGCGCCCTCGAACGTCGGGTGATCGGAGCCATGGACGCGGTGACCACGGTCTATCCGGAAACGACGGCGCTGCTGGAGCGGCGCTGCGGCAGGCCGGGCCAACGCTACCTCACCGTGCGCAACGGCTACGACGAAGCGGTCTTTAATGAACCGCCCCAACCCGCCGACGGGCGGGAAGGCCCCCCGGAGCAATTGAGCCTGGTCCACGGTGGCAAGCTGCTGGCCGATGACGCCGACGGCCAAACGGCCCATCGCCTGCTGGCCGCCCTGGCGGACCTGCTGGAACGCCGCCCGAAGCTGAGCGAGAACCTGCGGTTGACCCTGGTGGGCAAGGTCCATCCGAGCTATCGCCGGGTGGTGGACGAACTCGGCTTGCAGGAGACCGTCACCATCGCGCCGCCGGTGACCAACCGGGAGATGATCGCCCGCACCCTGGCCGCCGACATCAACCTGGTCATCCTCGAGGATTCGCCGCGCAACATGGCCACCACCGGTGGCAAAATCTACGAGTGCCTGCGCGCCGGGCGACCGATTCTGGGGATCATGCATCCCCGCTGCAGCGCGGCCCGGCTGATCACGGAGCTCAACGCCGGTCGGGTGGCACCCTACCGAGACACGGCGGCCATCTCGCGGGTCCTGGAACAACTCGTCGACGACCTCGGCTCCGGCGGTTTCGCCTACGGCGGCCCCGAGCGCGACACCTTCGTCACCCGCACCAGCTTCGAGCACCTGGCCGAGCGCTTCGCCGAGGTGTTGAGTTCGGTCTTCGCGGGGGTCGATTAA
- a CDS encoding zinc ribbon domain-containing protein has protein sequence MITYTYRCDDCGQTFEARQRITEDPLTKCPACGGAVRRLISGGLGTLDVAHDSSKACSSGGG, from the coding sequence ATGATTACCTACACCTATCGCTGCGACGATTGCGGCCAGACCTTCGAGGCGCGCCAGCGCATCACCGAAGACCCCCTGACGAAGTGCCCCGCTTGCGGCGGAGCAGTCAGACGGCTGATCTCCGGCGGTCTGGGCACACTCGACGTGGCCCACGATTCCAGCAAGGCCTGCTCCTCCGGGGGCGGCTGA